A genome region from Streptomyces xanthophaeus includes the following:
- a CDS encoding alpha/beta fold hydrolase: MATTDLIPVAGGGCIWAERAGDGPPLVLLHGSVHDSRLWNRVFAELARHHTVVRYDARGHGRSTLATAPFRYEDDLLAVLDRFGFGSADLVGLSMGGEVALDFTLEHPERVRSLTLIAASAGGHEWLPSPEMDAYVAAQRGSDARRIAELELTVWASLGDRAPGFDVIEPMVRENAEVAATAEKGHALDPDEDAVGRLDRIEAPTMIVVGDHDHPEIGVIARRLADGIPGARLEVVADSDHYLPLRAPGRLLELLLGRSDGSFAARRGQRSSG; encoded by the coding sequence ATGGCGACCACCGATCTGATACCCGTAGCCGGCGGGGGCTGCATCTGGGCCGAGAGGGCCGGAGACGGCCCCCCGCTCGTCCTGCTCCACGGATCCGTCCACGACAGCCGCCTGTGGAACCGCGTATTCGCCGAGCTGGCACGGCACCACACCGTGGTTCGCTACGACGCCAGGGGTCATGGACGCTCGACGCTCGCGACCGCGCCGTTCCGCTACGAGGACGACCTGCTGGCGGTCCTGGACCGGTTCGGCTTCGGGTCCGCGGACCTCGTCGGCTTGAGCATGGGAGGAGAGGTCGCGCTCGACTTCACCCTGGAACACCCCGAGCGGGTGCGCTCGCTGACGCTGATCGCGGCGTCCGCCGGCGGGCACGAGTGGCTCCCGAGCCCCGAGATGGATGCGTACGTCGCGGCGCAGCGCGGATCGGACGCACGCCGCATCGCCGAGCTGGAGCTCACGGTCTGGGCGAGCCTGGGCGACCGGGCCCCGGGCTTCGACGTCATCGAACCCATGGTGCGGGAGAACGCCGAAGTCGCAGCGACCGCCGAGAAGGGACACGCGCTCGACCCCGACGAGGACGCCGTCGGCCGTCTGGACCGGATCGAGGCGCCGACGATGATCGTCGTCGGCGATCACGACCACCCGGAGATCGGGGTCATCGCCCGGCGGCTCGCCGACGGCATCCCCGGCGCGCGGCTGGAGGTGGTCGCCGACAGCGATCACTACCTGCCGCTCCGGGCGCCGGGCCGACTTCTCGAACTCCTCCTGGGGCGCTCCGACGGCTCGTTCGCCGCCCGTCGCGGACAGCGCTCGTCCGGGTGA
- a CDS encoding serine/threonine dehydratase produces MHAAPAQQLDHAAVRAAAARIAGGIRPVTVAPAAESGVWYALEYLQHTGSFKARGARNFLAAHHEAGALPAAGVTIASGGNAGLACAWAARALSVPATVFLPANAPRVKVERLRGYGAEVRLVGDRYAQALAACEEFAAESGALSSHAYDHPLIAAGAGTLLEEIRAALPGLDTVVVAVGGGGLFAGVATAAREHGVRVVAVEPENCRALNAALEAGRVVDVAVESVAADSLGATRVSADALAAAQEKDVTSVLVPDTEITAARRALWEEHRIVVEAGAATAAAALRAAPRPLGDRVAVILCGANTDPRDLMEPPLPSTM; encoded by the coding sequence ATGCACGCAGCACCGGCCCAGCAGCTCGACCACGCGGCCGTCCGCGCCGCCGCCGCCCGGATCGCGGGCGGGATACGGCCCGTCACGGTGGCGCCCGCCGCCGAATCAGGGGTCTGGTACGCGCTGGAGTACCTCCAGCACACCGGCTCCTTCAAGGCGCGCGGCGCCCGCAACTTCCTTGCCGCCCACCACGAGGCCGGCGCCCTCCCGGCCGCCGGAGTCACCATCGCCTCCGGCGGCAACGCCGGGCTCGCCTGTGCCTGGGCGGCCCGCGCGCTGTCCGTGCCCGCGACCGTGTTCCTGCCCGCCAACGCCCCGCGGGTGAAGGTGGAACGGCTGCGCGGGTACGGGGCAGAGGTGCGGCTCGTCGGTGACCGGTACGCCCAGGCGCTGGCCGCCTGCGAGGAGTTCGCCGCCGAGAGCGGGGCGCTGAGCAGCCACGCCTACGACCACCCGCTCATCGCGGCGGGCGCCGGAACCCTGCTGGAGGAGATCCGGGCCGCCCTGCCCGGGCTGGACACGGTGGTCGTCGCGGTCGGCGGCGGCGGACTGTTCGCCGGGGTCGCCACGGCCGCGCGCGAACACGGCGTGCGGGTGGTCGCGGTCGAGCCGGAGAACTGCCGGGCCCTGAACGCGGCCCTGGAGGCGGGCCGGGTCGTGGACGTGGCCGTGGAATCCGTCGCCGCCGATTCCCTGGGGGCCACCCGGGTCTCGGCTGACGCGCTGGCCGCCGCGCAGGAGAAGGACGTCACGTCCGTCCTCGTGCCCGACACGGAGATCACGGCCGCCCGGCGCGCGCTCTGGGAGGAGCACCGGATCGTGGTCGAGGCGGGCGCGGCCACCGCCGCGGCAGCCCTGCGCGCTGCGCCCCGGCCGTTGGGCGACCGCGTCGCCGTCATCCTCTGCGGCGCCAACACGGACCCCCGGGACCTGATGGAACCGCCGCTGCCCTCGACCATGTGA
- a CDS encoding TetR/AcrR family transcriptional regulator, whose protein sequence is MPRRSAALDRATPEAIAVAALRILDEQGPGHLSFRTLADRLEVSHATVQRRCTDLAGLLDLCTEHLAGQLPEIPAGTDWAQATEQRFRALYLLLTAHPGLLVLRGSRPWLGRQLLARLVEPALADSMAAGMTAAEAMTVYRRIYLLTLGSAAFVDHRDPAAATGASRAALAALDPGEFPVLAGGLPDVLPALTDHEVYYGALRQLIEAARPVRPAGSTRSARPGRSTTRT, encoded by the coding sequence ATGCCGCGAAGATCAGCCGCTTTGGACCGTGCGACCCCGGAGGCCATCGCCGTCGCCGCCCTGCGGATTCTCGACGAGCAAGGGCCCGGCCACTTGAGCTTCCGCACCCTCGCCGACCGGCTGGAGGTCTCCCACGCCACCGTGCAGCGCCGCTGCACCGACCTCGCCGGCCTGCTCGACCTGTGCACCGAGCACCTCGCCGGGCAGCTCCCGGAGATCCCCGCCGGAACGGACTGGGCGCAGGCCACCGAACAGCGGTTCCGCGCCCTGTACCTGCTGCTCACCGCCCACCCCGGACTGCTGGTGCTGCGCGGCAGCAGGCCCTGGCTCGGGCGCCAGCTGCTGGCCCGGCTCGTCGAGCCCGCCCTCGCCGACAGCATGGCCGCCGGGATGACCGCCGCCGAGGCGATGACCGTCTACCGCCGCATATACCTGCTCACCCTGGGCAGCGCGGCCTTCGTCGACCACCGGGATCCGGCCGCGGCCACCGGCGCCTCGCGGGCGGCCCTGGCCGCGCTGGATCCCGGGGAGTTCCCCGTGCTCGCGGGCGGCCTGCCCGACGTACTGCCCGCCCTGACGGACCACGAGGTCTACTACGGGGCCCTGCGCCAGCTGATCGAAGCCGCCCGGCCCGTCCGGCCTGCCGGGTCCACCCGCTCCGCCCGGCCCGGCCGGTCCACCACCCGCACCTGA
- a CDS encoding ricin-type beta-trefoil lectin domain protein has translation MPPRLRATLPCLTAAALFALALSPAPVAAEPRATSDTPLALTPPMGWNNWAHYMCDIDEAKVVANADALVSTGLAAKGYDTVTVDDCWMTKSRDAQGSLVVDTAKFPHGMAWLGEYLHAKGLKFGIYQDAGSLTCEKYPGSGAPQGGGADHYAQDARQFASWEVDYVKMDGCNLWVPEGATKEEAYRDAYNAVAKALRESGRDMVLSASAPAYFQQGEWGGSDWHKVLGWVGETGQLWREGKDIKVYNPAAPATSRWSAVLGNYGYNRWLGRYAGPGNWNDPDFLIAGAPGLTATESRSQVALWAMMASPFILSSDVSKLTPAGLTALGNTRMIALDQDPMGRQASVVSSNATFEILVRPLANGDRAVAVLNRSAATRDINVPLDEIGLSDCTAGAQDLWTGTSRDVTETLTGKVAGHDTGVWRLSPRGCAEAVPTGQIVGDGARCADGANTTGVGAVVMATCTGAPDQRWTVGKDATLRLAGECLSAGEDRIVELADCSNRPEEQPGQSWSQRRDGALVEEVSGMCLTAPATAAPAERLRLADCGDHRVDQAWALPV, from the coding sequence GTGCCGCCTCGCCTGCGTGCAACGCTCCCCTGCCTGACCGCGGCCGCCCTGTTCGCCCTCGCGCTCTCCCCCGCCCCGGTGGCGGCCGAGCCCCGGGCGACCTCGGACACCCCGCTCGCGCTCACCCCTCCCATGGGCTGGAACAACTGGGCGCACTACATGTGCGACATCGACGAGGCCAAGGTGGTGGCCAACGCCGACGCGCTCGTGTCCACCGGGCTCGCCGCCAAGGGCTACGACACGGTGACCGTCGACGACTGCTGGATGACCAAGAGCCGTGACGCGCAGGGCAGTCTGGTCGTCGACACGGCGAAGTTCCCGCACGGCATGGCCTGGCTCGGCGAGTATCTGCACGCCAAGGGCCTGAAGTTCGGCATCTACCAGGACGCGGGCTCCCTCACCTGCGAGAAGTACCCGGGCAGCGGCGCCCCCCAGGGCGGCGGCGCGGACCACTACGCGCAGGACGCCCGGCAGTTCGCCTCCTGGGAGGTGGACTACGTCAAGATGGACGGCTGCAACCTCTGGGTCCCGGAGGGCGCGACCAAGGAGGAGGCGTACCGCGACGCCTACAACGCCGTCGCGAAGGCCCTGCGGGAGAGCGGCCGGGACATGGTCCTGTCGGCCTCCGCGCCCGCCTACTTCCAGCAGGGCGAGTGGGGCGGCTCCGACTGGCACAAGGTGCTCGGCTGGGTCGGCGAGACCGGCCAGCTGTGGCGCGAGGGCAAGGACATCAAGGTCTACAACCCGGCCGCACCCGCCACCTCGCGGTGGAGCGCGGTGCTGGGCAACTACGGCTACAACCGCTGGCTCGGCCGGTACGCGGGCCCCGGCAACTGGAACGACCCCGACTTCCTGATCGCGGGCGCCCCCGGGCTCACCGCCACCGAGAGCCGCAGCCAGGTCGCCCTGTGGGCCATGATGGCGTCCCCCTTCATCCTGTCGTCCGACGTCTCGAAGCTGACCCCGGCGGGCCTCACGGCCCTCGGCAACACGCGGATGATCGCACTGGACCAGGACCCGATGGGCCGTCAGGCCTCGGTGGTCTCCTCCAACGCCACCTTCGAGATCCTGGTGCGGCCGCTCGCGAACGGCGACCGCGCGGTGGCCGTGCTCAACCGCTCCGCCGCCACCCGGGACATCAACGTGCCGCTCGACGAGATCGGCCTGAGCGACTGCACCGCCGGTGCCCAGGACCTGTGGACGGGCACGAGCCGCGATGTCACCGAGACGCTGACCGGCAAGGTGGCCGGGCACGACACCGGGGTCTGGCGGCTCAGCCCGCGCGGCTGCGCCGAGGCCGTGCCGACCGGGCAGATCGTCGGTGACGGCGCCCGTTGTGCCGACGGTGCCAACACCACCGGTGTCGGCGCCGTGGTGATGGCCACCTGCACCGGAGCCCCCGACCAGCGCTGGACCGTGGGCAAGGACGCGACCCTGCGGCTGGCCGGCGAGTGCCTGTCGGCGGGTGAGGACCGCATCGTGGAACTGGCCGACTGCTCGAACCGCCCCGAGGAGCAGCCCGGCCAGAGCTGGTCGCAGCGCCGCGACGGAGCCCTGGTGGAGGAGGTCAGCGGGATGTGCCTGACGGCTCCCGCGACCGCCGCCCCGGCCGAGCGGCTGCGGCTGGCCGACTGCGGTGACCACCGGGTCGACCAGGCCTGGGCCCTGCCGGTCTGA
- a CDS encoding alpha-N-acetylglucosaminidase, which yields MRNPTHRSGRRPKTRRPLALAALPAALLALICAGPAPGATAPGAGAPVRAGLTTDAHPGADPDAHPGAYRGAARTSGGTRPRTFDVAPAQAALRRLLPRHWGQFTLVPDTTAASDTFTVSGTAGAITVRGSTGATLLTGVGWYLQHVAGVDIGWPGDSIGMLPGRLPAVPAPVTRSAQVPHRYALNDTDDGYSGPYRSFEEHQRQIDLLALHGINEVFVQVGAEYPYYRALQGFGYSAGELREWIPGPGHQSWWLLQNLSGFGGPVTERLMRERAELGGRIAEQLRGLGMTPVLPGYFGTVPPGFAARNPGAATVAQGDWAGFDRPDWLDPASPVFGRLAAAYYAEQREVFGDSSMYRMSPLHEGGRTGSVDVGAAAGAIQGALHAAHPGALWAVLGWQDDPTPELLAGVDTSKLLILDGLSDRYNRLDRESRWGGTPYAMGTIYNFGGHTTVGANSSVWIERFGPWRDKAHSALAGIAYLPEATGTNPAAFDLFTDLAWERGPVDQRTWFADFAARRYGRPDAAAAAAWEELRKGPYSTSSGLWSESQDSLFTARPSLTAAGAAYWSPRSMRYPAGSVRKALDHLLKVDPALRGSSAYRFDLVDTARQALANHSRVLLPKIKAAYEAEDLARFRALTAEWQDGERKLEAVTGSDPAFLLGTWLSAARSWGTDRAEQDRYEYDARSLLSVWGRRSTSEGGFLHDYANREWSGLISELYAPRWARYFASLDEALVKKAAPRDIDWHAFEAEWAERTTRHPDRPIGDPYRLAAEIAAALP from the coding sequence ATGAGGAACCCGACGCATCGCAGCGGGCGCAGGCCCAAGACCCGGCGCCCGCTCGCCCTCGCCGCTCTTCCCGCGGCGCTGCTGGCGCTGATCTGCGCGGGCCCCGCGCCCGGGGCCACCGCCCCGGGCGCGGGGGCACCCGTGCGGGCCGGCCTGACGACGGACGCGCACCCGGGCGCGGACCCGGACGCGCACCCGGGCGCATACCGGGGTGCCGCCCGGACTTCGGGCGGCACCCGGCCGCGCACCTTCGACGTCGCGCCCGCGCAGGCCGCCCTGCGGAGGCTGCTGCCGCGCCACTGGGGGCAGTTCACCCTGGTGCCCGACACGACGGCCGCCTCCGACACCTTCACCGTGTCCGGCACCGCCGGCGCGATCACCGTGCGCGGCAGCACCGGGGCCACCCTGCTCACCGGCGTCGGCTGGTACCTCCAGCACGTCGCCGGGGTCGACATCGGCTGGCCCGGCGACAGCATCGGCATGCTGCCCGGCCGGCTGCCGGCGGTCCCCGCACCGGTCACCCGCAGCGCACAGGTCCCGCACCGGTACGCGCTGAACGACACCGACGACGGGTACTCCGGCCCGTACCGCTCCTTCGAGGAGCACCAGCGGCAGATCGACCTGCTCGCCCTGCACGGCATCAACGAGGTGTTCGTACAGGTCGGCGCCGAGTACCCGTACTACCGGGCACTCCAGGGGTTCGGCTACTCCGCCGGGGAGCTGCGGGAATGGATCCCCGGCCCCGGCCACCAGAGCTGGTGGCTGCTGCAGAACCTGAGCGGATTCGGCGGCCCGGTCACCGAGCGGCTGATGCGCGAGCGTGCCGAGCTCGGCGGGCGGATCGCCGAGCAGCTGCGCGGGCTCGGCATGACCCCGGTGCTGCCGGGCTACTTCGGCACCGTGCCGCCCGGGTTCGCCGCGCGCAACCCGGGGGCGGCGACGGTGGCGCAGGGCGACTGGGCGGGCTTCGACCGCCCGGACTGGCTGGACCCCGCCTCGCCCGTGTTCGGGAGGCTGGCGGCCGCGTACTACGCCGAGCAGCGCGAGGTGTTCGGGGACAGCTCCATGTACCGGATGAGCCCGCTGCACGAGGGCGGCCGGACCGGCTCCGTCGACGTCGGCGCCGCCGCGGGCGCCATCCAGGGCGCCCTGCACGCCGCCCACCCGGGTGCGCTGTGGGCGGTGCTGGGCTGGCAGGACGACCCCACCCCGGAGCTGCTGGCCGGGGTGGACACCTCGAAGCTGCTGATCCTGGACGGGCTGTCCGACCGGTACAACCGGCTCGACCGCGAGTCCCGCTGGGGCGGGACCCCGTACGCGATGGGCACCATCTACAACTTCGGCGGACACACCACGGTCGGCGCGAACAGCTCCGTGTGGATCGAGCGGTTCGGCCCCTGGCGGGACAAGGCGCACAGCGCGCTCGCCGGGATCGCCTACCTGCCGGAGGCCACGGGGACCAACCCGGCCGCCTTCGACCTCTTCACCGATCTGGCGTGGGAGCGCGGGCCGGTCGACCAGCGCACGTGGTTCGCCGACTTCGCCGCCCGCCGCTACGGCCGCCCGGACGCCGCGGCCGCCGCCGCCTGGGAGGAGCTCCGCAAGGGGCCGTACAGCACCTCCTCCGGTCTGTGGTCGGAGTCGCAGGACAGCCTGTTCACCGCCCGGCCGAGCCTGACCGCGGCGGGGGCGGCCTACTGGAGTCCCCGGTCCATGCGCTATCCGGCCGGTTCGGTGCGCAAGGCCCTGGACCACCTGCTGAAGGTGGATCCGGCGCTGCGCGGCTCCAGCGCCTACCGCTTCGACCTGGTGGACACCGCCCGGCAGGCCCTCGCCAACCACTCGCGGGTGCTGCTGCCGAAGATCAAGGCGGCCTACGAGGCCGAGGACCTGGCCCGCTTCCGGGCTCTGACGGCCGAATGGCAGGACGGTGAGCGGAAGTTGGAGGCGGTGACCGGATCCGACCCGGCCTTCCTCCTCGGCACCTGGCTCTCCGCGGCGCGCTCCTGGGGCACGGACCGGGCCGAACAGGACCGGTACGAGTACGACGCCCGCTCGCTGCTGAGCGTGTGGGGCCGCCGCAGCACCAGCGAGGGCGGTTTCCTGCACGACTACGCGAACCGTGAATGGAGCGGCCTGATCTCGGAGTTGTACGCACCCCGGTGGGCGCGCTACTTCGCTTCGCTGGACGAGGCGCTGGTGAAGAAGGCCGCGCCGCGGGATATCGACTGGCACGCCTTCGAGGCGGAGTGGGCGGAGCGCACCACCCGCCATCCGGACCGGCCGATCGGTGACCCGTACCGGCTGGCCGCCGAGATCGCGGCGGCCCTGCCGTAA
- a CDS encoding MFS transporter: MPLKPARILRASPYRPVLTHSTLRRLLPGFTVSSLGDGMAVVAVSWLAIEIAPAAERALWVALAATAYTLSGAVGAVLLGPLLRHRSPARLVACDALLRAAALGAIPVFHVLGALSIELYVVLLAASSVLHSWGRAGIHTLLARLLPERDHLAGNAVLSGIGSLSTVFGPPLAGALILWGGAATVIAVDAATFLVLAATFLFGVPHEDAPAPGEGGSRSAGFAVIRRAPALLGLLALSFAFFFLFGPVYVALPLYASNGPGAPAAVLAAFYTAFGAGAVLGSVLTGYLGRLPIRPAMTGIVVAFGLCMLPAGLGAPTAVGVAGFAAAGLLWPPYASLSTAFFQRSAPPDLLPQTLAASTAVQLLAVPLGTALGGPLVAGLGARGTLLASAVSIAVLGVVAAGAVRAGWKRGT; this comes from the coding sequence GTGCCCCTGAAGCCCGCGCGGATCCTCCGCGCCTCGCCCTACCGGCCCGTACTCACCCATTCGACGCTGCGCCGCTTGTTACCGGGGTTCACGGTCTCCTCCCTCGGCGACGGCATGGCCGTGGTCGCCGTGAGCTGGCTGGCGATCGAGATCGCACCGGCGGCGGAACGCGCCCTGTGGGTCGCGCTGGCGGCCACCGCCTACACCCTCTCGGGCGCCGTGGGCGCGGTTCTCCTCGGACCGCTCCTGCGACACCGCTCCCCGGCCCGGCTCGTCGCCTGCGACGCCCTGCTGCGCGCCGCCGCCCTCGGCGCGATCCCCGTGTTCCACGTGCTCGGGGCGCTGAGCATCGAGCTGTACGTGGTGCTGCTCGCCGCCTCCTCCGTCCTCCACTCGTGGGGGCGGGCCGGCATCCACACCCTGCTGGCCCGCCTGCTGCCGGAGCGCGACCACCTGGCCGGCAACGCCGTCCTGTCCGGCATCGGGTCGCTCTCCACCGTCTTCGGCCCGCCGCTCGCAGGCGCCCTGATCCTGTGGGGCGGAGCCGCCACCGTGATCGCCGTCGACGCGGCGACCTTCCTCGTCCTGGCCGCCACCTTCCTCTTCGGCGTGCCGCACGAGGACGCGCCCGCGCCCGGGGAGGGCGGCTCCCGCTCCGCGGGCTTCGCCGTCATCCGGCGCGCCCCCGCCCTGCTGGGCCTGCTCGCCCTGAGCTTCGCCTTCTTTTTCCTCTTCGGTCCCGTGTACGTGGCGCTGCCGCTGTACGCGTCCAACGGGCCGGGAGCTCCGGCCGCCGTGCTGGCCGCCTTCTACACGGCGTTCGGCGCCGGGGCCGTCCTCGGTTCCGTACTGACCGGGTACCTGGGCCGGCTGCCGATCCGGCCGGCCATGACCGGCATCGTCGTCGCCTTCGGCCTCTGCATGCTGCCGGCGGGCCTCGGGGCGCCGACGGCCGTCGGCGTCGCCGGGTTCGCAGCCGCCGGGCTGCTCTGGCCTCCGTACGCCTCGCTCTCCACGGCCTTCTTCCAGCGGTCGGCCCCACCGGACCTGCTTCCCCAGACGCTGGCCGCGAGCACCGCGGTCCAGCTGCTCGCGGTGCCGCTCGGCACGGCGCTGGGCGGCCCGCTGGTGGCCGGGCTCGGCGCCCGGGGGACCCTGCTGGCCTCGGCCGTCTCGATCGCCGTCCTCGGCGTGGTGGCCGCCGGGGCCGTACGGGCGGGGTGGAAACGAGGTACATGA
- a CDS encoding molybdopterin-dependent oxidoreductase, with protein MGAVSGIVAAVAGLASAQLAAAAGRPEASPVTAVGGAVVDLTPVAVREWAIRLFGTSDKLVLGLGILAVLAAAAVGTGLLAVRHLPAAIAVTGGFGLVGALAALSRPEASWQDALPSLVGALVSAGVLYLLVTAGRRTRPAGASQGGAEAMDRRRFGRLVVAFLAASAGVGLGARRLGAHGSADATASRARFVLPRPTVPAPPVPAGADLRVPGLGPFLTPNQDFYRVDTALVVPRVDADTWRLRIHGEGVARPLTLDLRGLLARPVVEHDITLTCVSNEVGGPYAGNARWLGVRLGDLLREAGVRPPSEGGPADQLVARSVDGMTIGTPVEAVMDGRAALLAVGMNGRPLPFAHGFPVRMVVPGLYGYVSACKWLTELRLTTFAAYDAYWVRRSWAQQAAVKTQSRIDTPRPYSDLAPGRVPVAGVAWAQHRGIERVQVRVDGGPWQEARLGTADGVDTWRQWVWPWEATPGPHTLEVRATDGTGAVQTGVRTGTVPDGATGWHSVDVRVRALGGVLSAGADRE; from the coding sequence ATGGGTGCCGTCAGCGGGATCGTCGCGGCCGTGGCCGGACTGGCGTCCGCACAGCTGGCTGCGGCGGCGGGCCGGCCCGAGGCCTCGCCGGTCACGGCCGTCGGCGGGGCCGTGGTCGACCTGACGCCGGTGGCCGTCCGGGAATGGGCCATCCGGCTGTTCGGCACCTCCGACAAGCTGGTGCTGGGTCTCGGCATCCTCGCCGTCCTGGCCGCGGCCGCCGTCGGCACCGGGCTGCTCGCCGTACGCCACCTCCCGGCCGCGATCGCCGTCACGGGTGGATTCGGGCTGGTGGGGGCGCTGGCCGCGCTCAGTCGGCCGGAGGCCTCATGGCAGGACGCGCTGCCCTCGCTGGTGGGCGCACTGGTCTCGGCCGGGGTGCTGTACCTGCTGGTCACGGCCGGGAGGCGGACCCGCCCGGCCGGAGCCTCGCAGGGCGGGGCCGAGGCCATGGACCGGCGTCGCTTCGGCCGACTGGTGGTCGCCTTCCTGGCGGCGTCGGCCGGGGTCGGCCTCGGGGCACGGCGTCTGGGGGCGCACGGCAGCGCCGACGCCACCGCCTCCCGGGCCCGCTTCGTCCTCCCCAGGCCGACCGTGCCCGCGCCGCCGGTGCCCGCCGGGGCGGACCTGCGGGTGCCCGGGCTCGGCCCGTTCCTCACCCCGAACCAGGACTTCTACCGGGTGGACACCGCGCTGGTCGTCCCGCGCGTGGACGCGGACACCTGGCGGCTGCGCATCCACGGGGAGGGGGTGGCCCGGCCCCTGACCCTGGATCTGCGCGGGCTCCTCGCCCGCCCGGTGGTCGAGCACGACATCACCCTCACCTGTGTGTCCAACGAGGTCGGCGGCCCGTACGCGGGCAACGCCCGCTGGCTCGGCGTACGTCTCGGGGACCTGCTCCGGGAGGCGGGGGTGCGGCCGCCGTCCGAGGGCGGGCCCGCCGACCAGCTGGTGGCGCGTTCGGTGGACGGCATGACCATCGGCACTCCGGTCGAGGCCGTCATGGACGGCCGGGCGGCGCTGCTGGCCGTCGGCATGAACGGCCGGCCGCTGCCCTTCGCCCACGGGTTCCCGGTGCGGATGGTCGTACCGGGCCTGTACGGGTACGTCTCCGCCTGCAAGTGGCTCACCGAGCTGCGGCTGACCACCTTCGCCGCCTACGACGCCTACTGGGTGCGCCGGTCCTGGGCCCAGCAGGCCGCGGTCAAGACGCAGTCGCGGATCGACACCCCGCGCCCGTACTCCGATCTGGCACCGGGCCGGGTGCCGGTCGCCGGGGTGGCGTGGGCCCAGCACCGCGGGATCGAGCGGGTCCAGGTACGGGTGGACGGCGGCCCCTGGCAGGAGGCGCGGCTCGGGACGGCGGACGGCGTCGACACCTGGCGCCAGTGGGTCTGGCCGTGGGAGGCCACCCCCGGACCACACACCCTGGAGGTCCGCGCCACGGACGGCACGGGCGCGGTGCAGACGGGGGTCCGCACCGGGACCGTGCCGGACGGGGCGACGGGGTGGCACTCGGTCGACGTACGCGTCCGGGCGCTAGGGGGTGTCTTGTCGGCCGGGGCGGACCGGGAGTGA
- a CDS encoding cytochrome P450 family protein, which translates to MSSHISPVPQGPVAPHVIDPAGGCPHALNARLRAERGAVAEVVLPGGIPGAVVLGHDALKEFLAHPDVAKGARHFPALNDGTIPGDWPLRVFANAQGMHTADDADHRRLRALVGKAFTIRQVERLRPRIEELTAGLLDDLGRAAAGSPDGTADLYEHFALPLPMNVICELLGVDPEHRGRLHHLTNQVIIATDITPAEKMAALQELMALTGTIAAARAANPGEDLTSALIAAREDDGDRLTEAELIGTMRLMLVAGHETTLNLVVNAVRALCAHRDQLALVLDAKATWSDVVDETLRWDTPVSWFPFRYPTRDVTVDGTVIPQGTPVLAGYSAAGRDESFHGPDADRFDLTRPTAARSLAFGHGAHYCTGAPLARLEATIALERLFTRFPDLDLAVPDAELPYQNSFISNNVRSLPVRPGRQDTP; encoded by the coding sequence TTGTCGTCCCACATCTCACCCGTCCCGCAGGGCCCGGTCGCCCCGCACGTGATCGACCCCGCCGGCGGCTGCCCGCACGCCCTCAACGCCCGGCTGCGCGCCGAGCGCGGCGCGGTGGCGGAGGTCGTGCTCCCCGGAGGGATCCCCGGGGCGGTCGTCCTGGGGCACGACGCGCTGAAGGAGTTCCTCGCCCACCCCGACGTGGCCAAGGGCGCCCGGCACTTCCCCGCCCTGAACGACGGCACCATCCCCGGCGACTGGCCGCTGCGGGTCTTCGCCAACGCCCAGGGCATGCACACCGCGGACGACGCCGACCACCGCCGCCTGCGCGCGCTGGTCGGCAAGGCCTTCACGATCCGCCAGGTGGAACGGCTGCGGCCGCGCATCGAGGAGCTCACCGCCGGACTCCTGGACGACCTCGGGCGGGCCGCGGCCGGGTCCCCCGACGGGACCGCCGACCTGTACGAGCACTTCGCCCTGCCGCTCCCGATGAACGTCATCTGCGAGCTGCTCGGCGTGGACCCCGAGCACCGGGGCCGGCTGCACCACCTGACCAACCAGGTGATCATCGCCACCGACATCACCCCGGCCGAGAAGATGGCCGCCCTGCAGGAACTCATGGCCCTGACCGGCACGATCGCGGCCGCCCGCGCCGCGAACCCCGGCGAGGACCTCACCAGCGCCCTGATAGCCGCCCGCGAGGACGACGGGGACCGGCTCACCGAGGCCGAACTCATCGGCACCATGCGGCTGATGCTCGTCGCGGGCCACGAGACCACCCTGAACCTCGTCGTCAACGCCGTCCGCGCGCTGTGCGCCCACCGCGACCAGCTCGCGCTGGTCCTGGACGCCAAGGCCACCTGGTCGGACGTGGTGGACGAGACCCTGCGCTGGGACACCCCCGTCAGCTGGTTCCCGTTCCGCTACCCCACCCGCGACGTGACCGTCGACGGGACCGTGATCCCGCAGGGCACCCCGGTGCTCGCCGGATACAGCGCGGCGGGCCGCGACGAGTCCTTCCACGGTCCGGACGCCGACCGCTTCGACCTCACGCGCCCCACCGCCGCCCGCAGCCTCGCCTTCGGCCACGGTGCCCACTACTGCACCGGGGCCCCGCTCGCCCGGCTGGAGGCGACGATCGCCCTGGAGCGCCTCTTCACCCGCTTCCCCGACCTCGACCTCGCGGTTCCGGACGCCGAACTCCCGTACCAGAACAGCTTCATCAGCAACAACGTCCGCTCACTCCCGGTCCGCCCCGGCCGACAAGACACCCCCTAG